In Elaeis guineensis isolate ETL-2024a chromosome 1, EG11, whole genome shotgun sequence, a genomic segment contains:
- the LOC105032306 gene encoding ABC transporter B family member 11 isoform X2: protein MEEKDLYGDHKSLTTYLRMTKGEMEMSNPSVDAMSKGVERDKDVANTNKQQDSKEKKNSVPYCRLFSFADTADLVLMVTGSVAAVANGVSLPLMTILFGELINILGKTTDAHIVVHEVSKVALKFIYLGVANGVASFLQVACWTTTGEQQAARIRNWYLKAILGQDIAFFDKEANTGEVVGKISGDTFLIQDAMGEKVGKFIQLVSSFIGGFIVAFLKGWQLSLVMSSVIPLVVLAAAVMAIAITKMAAHAQTAYSVAAATVEQTIGSIRTVASFTGEKQAIKKYNRSLKSAYKASVLEGLAAGFGLGATIAIIICSYGLGVWFGSEMIQRKGYTGGDVINVIFAVVTGSMSLGQASPCSSAFAAGKVAAFKMFDIFNRKPEIDAYDTTGKILDDIIGNIELRDVSFSYPTRPDEQILTAFSLIIPSGMTVALVGESGSGKSTVISLIERFYDPQAGEVLIDGINIKEFQLRWIRGKIGLVSQEPVLFATSIRNNITYGKDDATIEEIRAALELANASKFINELPEGLDTLVGEHGTQLSGGQKQRVAIARAILKNPRILLLDEATSALDAESEQMVQEALDKVRSNRTTVLVAHRLSTVRKADKITVIHHGSIVEKGSHEQLIKNPDGAYSRLVQLQEVNQDSDQHSCPDQHDLSVAVHLRKQSSSWRSTSQQASHGSGSRHSFSESFKLPAGPDIQEIAWKKPSHEEPPQHHQEVPLSRLAHLNKPELPVVLLGVIAAVVSGIVLPIFGVLLSRIIHTFYEPPAKLRKDARFWSLMFVVVGLVTIVSIPARAYFFAVAGSRLIQRIRSMSFDKVVNMEIGWFDKSENSSGAIGARLSADAAAVRSLVGDALGLMSQNAATFIAGLVIAVAACWQLALLIVALVPVIVVNGWIQMKFMKGLDADLKMKYEEASQVASDAVGSIRTVASFAAEDKVVELYRKKCEGPKNIVTRQGLVSGVGFGLSYFLLFCVYATSFYVGARLIEDGKTTSTDIFKVFFVLNFAAIGISQSSFLAPDATNAKSATASIFAILDQKSRIDPRDDSGMTIRLAKGNIEFQHVSFRYPTRPDIQILEDFCLAIQSGKTVALVGESGSGKSTVVSLLQRFYDPDSGQILLDGLEIQKLQITWLRQQMGLVSQEPVLFDDTIRANIAYGKGGEATEAEILAAAESANAHQFISALQQGYDTSVGERGVQLSGGQKQRVAIARAIIKDPKILLLDEATSALDAESERVVQDTLDHVMLNRTTIVIAHRLSTIKGADIIAVVKNGMIIEEGNHGALIGIKNGAYASLVSLHKC from the exons ATGGAAGAAAAGGATCTTTATGGGGATCATAAG TCATTAACTACTTATTTGAGAATGACCAAAGGAGAGATGGAGATGTCAAATCCTTCAGTTGATGCAATGTCCAAAGGAGTAGAGAGAGACAAAGATGTTGCCAACACAAATAAGCAGCAAGActcaaaggagaagaagaatagTGTCCCTTACTGCAGGCTTTTCTCATTTGCTGACACAGCTGATCTTGTTTTGATGGTCACTGGTTCAGTTGCAGCTGTAGCAAATGGGGTCTCATTACCACTTATGACAATTCTTTTTGGGGAACTGATCAACATACTTGGGAAGACTACAGATGCTCATATTGTGGTTCATGAAGTTTCCAAG GTAGCTCTCAAGTTCATATATCTGGGCGTGGCAAATGGTGTGGCATCATTCCTCC AGGTGGCATGCTGGACAACCACTGGGGAACAACAGGCTGCACGAATCCGGAATTGGTACTTAAAAGCCATACTAGGACAGGATATTGCCTTCTTTGACAAGGAAGCAAATACAGGGGAGGTTGTTGGAAAGATATCAGGTGACACTTTCCTCATTCAAGATGCCATGGGTGAAAAG GTTGGAAAGTTCATTCAGCTGGTATCATCATTTATAGGAGGGTTTATAGTAGCATTTCTTAAAGGCTGGCAACTTTCCCTTGTTATGTCATCTGTTATTCCTCTTGTCGTGCTTGCTGCTGCAGTGATGGCTATTGCTATCACCAAGATGGCTGCCCATGCGCAAACAGCTTACTCCGTGGCAGCAGCCACAGTGGAACAAACTATTGGCTCAATTAGAACA GTTGCTTCTTTTACTGGAGAGAAACAGGCTATCAAAAAATATAATAGGTCTCTAAAGAGTGCTTACAAGGCCAGCGTTCTGGAGGGTTTAGCTGCAGGTTTTGGTTTGGGTGCGACTATTGCTATAATAATCTGTTCTTATGGCTTAGGTGTATGGTTTGGATCTGAGATGATACAAAGGAAAGGTTATACTGGTGGAGATGTTATTAATGTGATTTTCGCAGTTGTTACTGGTTCCAT GTCTTTAGGCCAGGCATCTCCATGTTCAAGCGCATTTGCAGCAGGAAAAGTGGCAGCATTCAAGATGTTTGATATATTCAATAGGAAACCTGAGATAGATGCATATGACACTACTGGAAAAATTTTGGATGACATTATAGGAAATATTGAACTAAGGGATGTCAGTTTTAGCTATCCAACTAGGCCAGATGAGCAAATACTCACTGCATTTTCTCTAATCATACCAAGTGGAATGACTGTTGCTTTGGTTGGCGAAAGTGGAAGTGGGAAGTCAACAGTGATCAGTCTAATTGAGAGGTTTTATGATCCACAAGCTGGTGAAGTTCTTATAGATGGAATAAATATCAAGGAGTTTCAGCTCAGATGGATCAGAGGAAAAATTGGACTAGTTAGCCAGGAACCAGTACTCTTTGCAACTAGTATTAGAAATAACATTACTTACGGCAAAGATGACGCAACTATTGAAGAAATCAGAGCTGCACTGGAGCTGGCCAATGCTTCTAAATTTATCAATGAACTGCCTGAG GGCCTTGATACATTGGTTGGTGAGCATGGAACACAGCTCTCTGGTGGACAAAAACAAAGAGTTGCAATAGCTAGAGCAATATTGAAGAACCCACGAATACTGCTATTAGATGAAGCCACAAGTGCTCTTGATGCAGAATCAGAACAGATGGTGCAGGAAGCACTAGACAAAGTCAGGAGTAATCGAACCACTGTCCTAGTTGCTCATCGCTTGAGTACAGTGAGAAAGGCTGATAAGATCACTGTGATCCATCATGGGTCTATAGTGGAAAAAG GATCACATGAGCAGCTCATCAAGAATCCTGATGGAGCATATTCTCGACTCGTACAATTGCAGGAAGTGAACCAAGATTCAGATCAACATTCTTGTCCTGATCAGCATGATTTATCAGTGGCTGTTCATTTGAGAAAACAATCATCTTCCTGGAGATCAACAAGCCAGCAAGCATCTCATGGTAGTGGGAGCCGTCATTCATTCTCGGAGTCCTTCAAATTGCCTGCTGGACCAGACATTCAAGAAATTGCCTGGAAGAAACCCAGCCATGAGGAGCCACCACAGCATCATCAGGAAGTGCCTCTCAGCCGCCTTGCTCATTTGAACAAACCAGAGCTTCCAGTTGTCCTGTTAGGTGTAATTGCTGCAGTAGTCAGTGGTATAGTATTGCCCATCTTTGGAGTACTGCTGTCCAGAATAATTCATACATTTTATGAACCACCAGCAAAGCTCAGGAAGGATGCTAGGTTTTGGTCATTGATGTTTGTAGTTGTTGGTTTGGTGACAATAGTATCAATTCCGGCTAGAGCATACTTCTTTGCTGTGGCTGGGTCCAGGTTGATACAGAGGATTAGGTCAATGTCATTTGATAAGGTTGTTAATATGGAAATTGGGTGGTTTGACAAATCTGAGAACTCCAGTGGAGCAATTGGAGCAAGGCTTTCAGCAGATGCAGCTGCAGTTCGGAGTCTTGTTGGTGATGCACTAGGGCTGATGTCTCAAAATGCTGCTACTTTCATTGCTGGTCTGGTCATAGCTGTTGCTGCTTGCTGGCAGCTGGCTTTGCTAATTGTTGCTTTGGTACCTGTGATCGTGGTTAATGGATGGATCCAGATGAAATTCATGAAGGGACTTGATGCTGATTTGAAG ATGAAGTATGAGGAAGCAAGTCAGGTTGCTAGTGATGCAGTTGGAAGTATAAGAACAGTTGCTTCTTTTGCGGCTGAGGATAAGGTGGTGGAGCTTTATCGGAAGAAATGTGAAGGTCCTAAAAATATAGTCACAAGGCAAGGATTGGTTAGTGGAGTGGGCTTTGGGCTGTCCTACTTTTTGCTGTTTTGTGTGTATGCGACCAGTTTCTACGTTGGAGCCCGACTGATAGAGGATGGCAAGACTACATCCACAGATATTTTTAAA GTCTTCTTTGTACTTAATTTTGCGGCAATAGGGATTTCCCAGTCAAGCTTCCTGGCACCTGATGCTACAAATGCCAAATCTGCTACAGCTTCAATATTTGCAATCCTTGATCAGAAATCCAGGATAGATCCTAGGGATGATTCTGGGATGACCATACGACTAGCGAAGGGGAATATTGAATTTCAACATGTCAGTTTCCGGTATCCCACAAGACCGGACATCCAGATTTTGGAAGACTTCTGCTTGGCTATTCAATCAGGAAAG ACCGTTGCACTGGTTGGAGAGAGTGGAAGTGGGAAATCGACAGTGGTCTCACTACTTCAGAGGTTCTATGACCCTGATTCAGGTCAAATTTTGCTTGATGGACTGGAAATACAAAAGCTACAGATAACGTGGCTGAGGCAGCAGATGGGTCTGGTGAGCCAAGAACCAGTTTTGTTCGATGACACAATCCGAGCTAACATTGCTTATGGGAAAGGAGGGGAGGCCACAGAGGCAGAAATTTTAGCTGCTGCTGAGTCAGCTAATGCTCACCAGTTCATAAGTGCATTACAGCAG GGATATGACACTTCAGTTGGAGAACGAGGTGTCCAATTGTCTGGTGGGCAGAAGCAGCGAGTAGCCATCGCACGGGCGATAATAAAAGATCCAAAGATCTTGCTTTTGGATGAAGCTACAAGTGCACTTGATGCTGAATCCGAGCGAGTGGTTCAAGATACGTTGGACCACGTGATGCTCAACCGGACCACAATTGTTATTGCACACCGATTGTCCACAATCAAAGGTGCTGATATAATTGCAGTAGTCAAGAATGGAATGATCATAGAGGAAGGAAATCATGGGGCCTTGATTGGCATCAAGAATGGGGCCTATGCCTCTCTTGTTTCATTGCACAAATGCTAA
- the LOC105032306 gene encoding ABC transporter B family member 4 isoform X8, which translates to MEEKDLYGDHKVALKFIYLGVANGVASFLQVACWTTTGEQQAARIRNWYLKAILGQDIAFFDKEANTGEVVGKISGDTFLIQDAMGEKVGKFIQLVSSFIGGFIVAFLKGWQLSLVMSSVIPLVVLAAAVMAIAITKMAAHAQTAYSVAAATVEQTIGSIRTVASFTGEKQAIKKYNRSLKSAYKASVLEGLAAGFGLGATIAIIICSYGLGVWFGSEMIQRKGYTGGDVINVIFAVVTGSMSLGQASPCSSAFAAGKVAAFKMFDIFNRKPEIDAYDTTGKILDDIIGNIELRDVSFSYPTRPDEQILTAFSLIIPSGMTVALVGESGSGKSTVISLIERFYDPQAGEVLIDGINIKEFQLRWIRGKIGLVSQEPVLFATSIRNNITYGKDDATIEEIRAALELANASKFINELPEGLDTLVGEHGTQLSGGQKQRVAIARAILKNPRILLLDEATSALDAESEQMVQEALDKVRSNRTTVLVAHRLSTVRKADKITVIHHGSIVEKGSHEQLIKNPDGAYSRLVQLQEVNQDSDQHSCPDQHDLSVAVHLRKQSSSWRSTSQQASHGSGSRHSFSESFKLPAGPDIQEIAWKKPSHEEPPQHHQEVPLSRLAHLNKPELPVVLLGVIAAVVSGIVLPIFGVLLSRIIHTFYEPPAKLRKDARFWSLMFVVVGLVTIVSIPARAYFFAVAGSRLIQRIRSMSFDKVVNMEIGWFDKSENSSGAIGARLSADAAAVRSLVGDALGLMSQNAATFIAGLVIAVAACWQLALLIVALVPVIVVNGWIQMKFMKGLDADLKMKYEEASQVASDAVGSIRTVASFAAEDKVVELYRKKCEGPKNIVTRQGLVSGVGFGLSYFLLFCVYATSFYVGARLIEDGKTTSTDIFKVFFVLNFAAIGISQSSFLAPDATNAKSATASIFAILDQKSRIDPRDDSGMTIRLAKGNIEFQHVSFRYPTRPDIQILEDFCLAIQSGKTVALVGESGSGKSTVVSLLQRFYDPDSGQILLDGLEIQKLQITWLRQQMGLVSQEPVLFDDTIRANIAYGKGGEATEAEILAAAESANAHQFISALQQGYDTSVGERGVQLSGGQKQRVAIARAIIKDPKILLLDEATSALDAESERVVQDTLDHVMLNRTTIVIAHRLSTIKGADIIAVVKNGMIIEEGNHGALIGIKNGAYASLVSLHKC; encoded by the exons ATGGAAGAAAAGGATCTTTATGGGGATCATAAG GTAGCTCTCAAGTTCATATATCTGGGCGTGGCAAATGGTGTGGCATCATTCCTCC AGGTGGCATGCTGGACAACCACTGGGGAACAACAGGCTGCACGAATCCGGAATTGGTACTTAAAAGCCATACTAGGACAGGATATTGCCTTCTTTGACAAGGAAGCAAATACAGGGGAGGTTGTTGGAAAGATATCAGGTGACACTTTCCTCATTCAAGATGCCATGGGTGAAAAG GTTGGAAAGTTCATTCAGCTGGTATCATCATTTATAGGAGGGTTTATAGTAGCATTTCTTAAAGGCTGGCAACTTTCCCTTGTTATGTCATCTGTTATTCCTCTTGTCGTGCTTGCTGCTGCAGTGATGGCTATTGCTATCACCAAGATGGCTGCCCATGCGCAAACAGCTTACTCCGTGGCAGCAGCCACAGTGGAACAAACTATTGGCTCAATTAGAACA GTTGCTTCTTTTACTGGAGAGAAACAGGCTATCAAAAAATATAATAGGTCTCTAAAGAGTGCTTACAAGGCCAGCGTTCTGGAGGGTTTAGCTGCAGGTTTTGGTTTGGGTGCGACTATTGCTATAATAATCTGTTCTTATGGCTTAGGTGTATGGTTTGGATCTGAGATGATACAAAGGAAAGGTTATACTGGTGGAGATGTTATTAATGTGATTTTCGCAGTTGTTACTGGTTCCAT GTCTTTAGGCCAGGCATCTCCATGTTCAAGCGCATTTGCAGCAGGAAAAGTGGCAGCATTCAAGATGTTTGATATATTCAATAGGAAACCTGAGATAGATGCATATGACACTACTGGAAAAATTTTGGATGACATTATAGGAAATATTGAACTAAGGGATGTCAGTTTTAGCTATCCAACTAGGCCAGATGAGCAAATACTCACTGCATTTTCTCTAATCATACCAAGTGGAATGACTGTTGCTTTGGTTGGCGAAAGTGGAAGTGGGAAGTCAACAGTGATCAGTCTAATTGAGAGGTTTTATGATCCACAAGCTGGTGAAGTTCTTATAGATGGAATAAATATCAAGGAGTTTCAGCTCAGATGGATCAGAGGAAAAATTGGACTAGTTAGCCAGGAACCAGTACTCTTTGCAACTAGTATTAGAAATAACATTACTTACGGCAAAGATGACGCAACTATTGAAGAAATCAGAGCTGCACTGGAGCTGGCCAATGCTTCTAAATTTATCAATGAACTGCCTGAG GGCCTTGATACATTGGTTGGTGAGCATGGAACACAGCTCTCTGGTGGACAAAAACAAAGAGTTGCAATAGCTAGAGCAATATTGAAGAACCCACGAATACTGCTATTAGATGAAGCCACAAGTGCTCTTGATGCAGAATCAGAACAGATGGTGCAGGAAGCACTAGACAAAGTCAGGAGTAATCGAACCACTGTCCTAGTTGCTCATCGCTTGAGTACAGTGAGAAAGGCTGATAAGATCACTGTGATCCATCATGGGTCTATAGTGGAAAAAG GATCACATGAGCAGCTCATCAAGAATCCTGATGGAGCATATTCTCGACTCGTACAATTGCAGGAAGTGAACCAAGATTCAGATCAACATTCTTGTCCTGATCAGCATGATTTATCAGTGGCTGTTCATTTGAGAAAACAATCATCTTCCTGGAGATCAACAAGCCAGCAAGCATCTCATGGTAGTGGGAGCCGTCATTCATTCTCGGAGTCCTTCAAATTGCCTGCTGGACCAGACATTCAAGAAATTGCCTGGAAGAAACCCAGCCATGAGGAGCCACCACAGCATCATCAGGAAGTGCCTCTCAGCCGCCTTGCTCATTTGAACAAACCAGAGCTTCCAGTTGTCCTGTTAGGTGTAATTGCTGCAGTAGTCAGTGGTATAGTATTGCCCATCTTTGGAGTACTGCTGTCCAGAATAATTCATACATTTTATGAACCACCAGCAAAGCTCAGGAAGGATGCTAGGTTTTGGTCATTGATGTTTGTAGTTGTTGGTTTGGTGACAATAGTATCAATTCCGGCTAGAGCATACTTCTTTGCTGTGGCTGGGTCCAGGTTGATACAGAGGATTAGGTCAATGTCATTTGATAAGGTTGTTAATATGGAAATTGGGTGGTTTGACAAATCTGAGAACTCCAGTGGAGCAATTGGAGCAAGGCTTTCAGCAGATGCAGCTGCAGTTCGGAGTCTTGTTGGTGATGCACTAGGGCTGATGTCTCAAAATGCTGCTACTTTCATTGCTGGTCTGGTCATAGCTGTTGCTGCTTGCTGGCAGCTGGCTTTGCTAATTGTTGCTTTGGTACCTGTGATCGTGGTTAATGGATGGATCCAGATGAAATTCATGAAGGGACTTGATGCTGATTTGAAG ATGAAGTATGAGGAAGCAAGTCAGGTTGCTAGTGATGCAGTTGGAAGTATAAGAACAGTTGCTTCTTTTGCGGCTGAGGATAAGGTGGTGGAGCTTTATCGGAAGAAATGTGAAGGTCCTAAAAATATAGTCACAAGGCAAGGATTGGTTAGTGGAGTGGGCTTTGGGCTGTCCTACTTTTTGCTGTTTTGTGTGTATGCGACCAGTTTCTACGTTGGAGCCCGACTGATAGAGGATGGCAAGACTACATCCACAGATATTTTTAAA GTCTTCTTTGTACTTAATTTTGCGGCAATAGGGATTTCCCAGTCAAGCTTCCTGGCACCTGATGCTACAAATGCCAAATCTGCTACAGCTTCAATATTTGCAATCCTTGATCAGAAATCCAGGATAGATCCTAGGGATGATTCTGGGATGACCATACGACTAGCGAAGGGGAATATTGAATTTCAACATGTCAGTTTCCGGTATCCCACAAGACCGGACATCCAGATTTTGGAAGACTTCTGCTTGGCTATTCAATCAGGAAAG ACCGTTGCACTGGTTGGAGAGAGTGGAAGTGGGAAATCGACAGTGGTCTCACTACTTCAGAGGTTCTATGACCCTGATTCAGGTCAAATTTTGCTTGATGGACTGGAAATACAAAAGCTACAGATAACGTGGCTGAGGCAGCAGATGGGTCTGGTGAGCCAAGAACCAGTTTTGTTCGATGACACAATCCGAGCTAACATTGCTTATGGGAAAGGAGGGGAGGCCACAGAGGCAGAAATTTTAGCTGCTGCTGAGTCAGCTAATGCTCACCAGTTCATAAGTGCATTACAGCAG GGATATGACACTTCAGTTGGAGAACGAGGTGTCCAATTGTCTGGTGGGCAGAAGCAGCGAGTAGCCATCGCACGGGCGATAATAAAAGATCCAAAGATCTTGCTTTTGGATGAAGCTACAAGTGCACTTGATGCTGAATCCGAGCGAGTGGTTCAAGATACGTTGGACCACGTGATGCTCAACCGGACCACAATTGTTATTGCACACCGATTGTCCACAATCAAAGGTGCTGATATAATTGCAGTAGTCAAGAATGGAATGATCATAGAGGAAGGAAATCATGGGGCCTTGATTGGCATCAAGAATGGGGCCTATGCCTCTCTTGTTTCATTGCACAAATGCTAA
- the LOC105032306 gene encoding ABC transporter B family member 4 isoform X6 has translation MNGCRTSHVPMPLVLPPTLSVPAPIAAGRRRRQRRWPTSSLPTLQLQRHLSPESAENVALKFIYLGVANGVASFLQVACWTTTGEQQAARIRNWYLKAILGQDIAFFDKEANTGEVVGKISGDTFLIQDAMGEKVGKFIQLVSSFIGGFIVAFLKGWQLSLVMSSVIPLVVLAAAVMAIAITKMAAHAQTAYSVAAATVEQTIGSIRTVASFTGEKQAIKKYNRSLKSAYKASVLEGLAAGFGLGATIAIIICSYGLGVWFGSEMIQRKGYTGGDVINVIFAVVTGSMSLGQASPCSSAFAAGKVAAFKMFDIFNRKPEIDAYDTTGKILDDIIGNIELRDVSFSYPTRPDEQILTAFSLIIPSGMTVALVGESGSGKSTVISLIERFYDPQAGEVLIDGINIKEFQLRWIRGKIGLVSQEPVLFATSIRNNITYGKDDATIEEIRAALELANASKFINELPEGLDTLVGEHGTQLSGGQKQRVAIARAILKNPRILLLDEATSALDAESEQMVQEALDKVRSNRTTVLVAHRLSTVRKADKITVIHHGSIVEKGSHEQLIKNPDGAYSRLVQLQEVNQDSDQHSCPDQHDLSVAVHLRKQSSSWRSTSQQASHGSGSRHSFSESFKLPAGPDIQEIAWKKPSHEEPPQHHQEVPLSRLAHLNKPELPVVLLGVIAAVVSGIVLPIFGVLLSRIIHTFYEPPAKLRKDARFWSLMFVVVGLVTIVSIPARAYFFAVAGSRLIQRIRSMSFDKVVNMEIGWFDKSENSSGAIGARLSADAAAVRSLVGDALGLMSQNAATFIAGLVIAVAACWQLALLIVALVPVIVVNGWIQMKFMKGLDADLKMKYEEASQVASDAVGSIRTVASFAAEDKVVELYRKKCEGPKNIVTRQGLVSGVGFGLSYFLLFCVYATSFYVGARLIEDGKTTSTDIFKVFFVLNFAAIGISQSSFLAPDATNAKSATASIFAILDQKSRIDPRDDSGMTIRLAKGNIEFQHVSFRYPTRPDIQILEDFCLAIQSGKTVALVGESGSGKSTVVSLLQRFYDPDSGQILLDGLEIQKLQITWLRQQMGLVSQEPVLFDDTIRANIAYGKGGEATEAEILAAAESANAHQFISALQQGYDTSVGERGVQLSGGQKQRVAIARAIIKDPKILLLDEATSALDAESERVVQDTLDHVMLNRTTIVIAHRLSTIKGADIIAVVKNGMIIEEGNHGALIGIKNGAYASLVSLHKC, from the exons ATGAATGGTTGCCGCACGAGCCACGTGCCGATGCCGTTAGTTCTCCCCCCAACCCTCTCCGTCCCCGCTCCTATCGCCGCCGGGCGGCGACGGCGGCAGCGGCGGTGGCCGACAAGCAGCCTTCCCACCCTTCAACTCCAACGGCATCTGTCTCCAGAAAGCGCGGAAAAT GTAGCTCTCAAGTTCATATATCTGGGCGTGGCAAATGGTGTGGCATCATTCCTCC AGGTGGCATGCTGGACAACCACTGGGGAACAACAGGCTGCACGAATCCGGAATTGGTACTTAAAAGCCATACTAGGACAGGATATTGCCTTCTTTGACAAGGAAGCAAATACAGGGGAGGTTGTTGGAAAGATATCAGGTGACACTTTCCTCATTCAAGATGCCATGGGTGAAAAG GTTGGAAAGTTCATTCAGCTGGTATCATCATTTATAGGAGGGTTTATAGTAGCATTTCTTAAAGGCTGGCAACTTTCCCTTGTTATGTCATCTGTTATTCCTCTTGTCGTGCTTGCTGCTGCAGTGATGGCTATTGCTATCACCAAGATGGCTGCCCATGCGCAAACAGCTTACTCCGTGGCAGCAGCCACAGTGGAACAAACTATTGGCTCAATTAGAACA GTTGCTTCTTTTACTGGAGAGAAACAGGCTATCAAAAAATATAATAGGTCTCTAAAGAGTGCTTACAAGGCCAGCGTTCTGGAGGGTTTAGCTGCAGGTTTTGGTTTGGGTGCGACTATTGCTATAATAATCTGTTCTTATGGCTTAGGTGTATGGTTTGGATCTGAGATGATACAAAGGAAAGGTTATACTGGTGGAGATGTTATTAATGTGATTTTCGCAGTTGTTACTGGTTCCAT GTCTTTAGGCCAGGCATCTCCATGTTCAAGCGCATTTGCAGCAGGAAAAGTGGCAGCATTCAAGATGTTTGATATATTCAATAGGAAACCTGAGATAGATGCATATGACACTACTGGAAAAATTTTGGATGACATTATAGGAAATATTGAACTAAGGGATGTCAGTTTTAGCTATCCAACTAGGCCAGATGAGCAAATACTCACTGCATTTTCTCTAATCATACCAAGTGGAATGACTGTTGCTTTGGTTGGCGAAAGTGGAAGTGGGAAGTCAACAGTGATCAGTCTAATTGAGAGGTTTTATGATCCACAAGCTGGTGAAGTTCTTATAGATGGAATAAATATCAAGGAGTTTCAGCTCAGATGGATCAGAGGAAAAATTGGACTAGTTAGCCAGGAACCAGTACTCTTTGCAACTAGTATTAGAAATAACATTACTTACGGCAAAGATGACGCAACTATTGAAGAAATCAGAGCTGCACTGGAGCTGGCCAATGCTTCTAAATTTATCAATGAACTGCCTGAG GGCCTTGATACATTGGTTGGTGAGCATGGAACACAGCTCTCTGGTGGACAAAAACAAAGAGTTGCAATAGCTAGAGCAATATTGAAGAACCCACGAATACTGCTATTAGATGAAGCCACAAGTGCTCTTGATGCAGAATCAGAACAGATGGTGCAGGAAGCACTAGACAAAGTCAGGAGTAATCGAACCACTGTCCTAGTTGCTCATCGCTTGAGTACAGTGAGAAAGGCTGATAAGATCACTGTGATCCATCATGGGTCTATAGTGGAAAAAG GATCACATGAGCAGCTCATCAAGAATCCTGATGGAGCATATTCTCGACTCGTACAATTGCAGGAAGTGAACCAAGATTCAGATCAACATTCTTGTCCTGATCAGCATGATTTATCAGTGGCTGTTCATTTGAGAAAACAATCATCTTCCTGGAGATCAACAAGCCAGCAAGCATCTCATGGTAGTGGGAGCCGTCATTCATTCTCGGAGTCCTTCAAATTGCCTGCTGGACCAGACATTCAAGAAATTGCCTGGAAGAAACCCAGCCATGAGGAGCCACCACAGCATCATCAGGAAGTGCCTCTCAGCCGCCTTGCTCATTTGAACAAACCAGAGCTTCCAGTTGTCCTGTTAGGTGTAATTGCTGCAGTAGTCAGTGGTATAGTATTGCCCATCTTTGGAGTACTGCTGTCCAGAATAATTCATACATTTTATGAACCACCAGCAAAGCTCAGGAAGGATGCTAGGTTTTGGTCATTGATGTTTGTAGTTGTTGGTTTGGTGACAATAGTATCAATTCCGGCTAGAGCATACTTCTTTGCTGTGGCTGGGTCCAGGTTGATACAGAGGATTAGGTCAATGTCATTTGATAAGGTTGTTAATATGGAAATTGGGTGGTTTGACAAATCTGAGAACTCCAGTGGAGCAATTGGAGCAAGGCTTTCAGCAGATGCAGCTGCAGTTCGGAGTCTTGTTGGTGATGCACTAGGGCTGATGTCTCAAAATGCTGCTACTTTCATTGCTGGTCTGGTCATAGCTGTTGCTGCTTGCTGGCAGCTGGCTTTGCTAATTGTTGCTTTGGTACCTGTGATCGTGGTTAATGGATGGATCCAGATGAAATTCATGAAGGGACTTGATGCTGATTTGAAG ATGAAGTATGAGGAAGCAAGTCAGGTTGCTAGTGATGCAGTTGGAAGTATAAGAACAGTTGCTTCTTTTGCGGCTGAGGATAAGGTGGTGGAGCTTTATCGGAAGAAATGTGAAGGTCCTAAAAATATAGTCACAAGGCAAGGATTGGTTAGTGGAGTGGGCTTTGGGCTGTCCTACTTTTTGCTGTTTTGTGTGTATGCGACCAGTTTCTACGTTGGAGCCCGACTGATAGAGGATGGCAAGACTACATCCACAGATATTTTTAAA GTCTTCTTTGTACTTAATTTTGCGGCAATAGGGATTTCCCAGTCAAGCTTCCTGGCACCTGATGCTACAAATGCCAAATCTGCTACAGCTTCAATATTTGCAATCCTTGATCAGAAATCCAGGATAGATCCTAGGGATGATTCTGGGATGACCATACGACTAGCGAAGGGGAATATTGAATTTCAACATGTCAGTTTCCGGTATCCCACAAGACCGGACATCCAGATTTTGGAAGACTTCTGCTTGGCTATTCAATCAGGAAAG ACCGTTGCACTGGTTGGAGAGAGTGGAAGTGGGAAATCGACAGTGGTCTCACTACTTCAGAGGTTCTATGACCCTGATTCAGGTCAAATTTTGCTTGATGGACTGGAAATACAAAAGCTACAGATAACGTGGCTGAGGCAGCAGATGGGTCTGGTGAGCCAAGAACCAGTTTTGTTCGATGACACAATCCGAGCTAACATTGCTTATGGGAAAGGAGGGGAGGCCACAGAGGCAGAAATTTTAGCTGCTGCTGAGTCAGCTAATGCTCACCAGTTCATAAGTGCATTACAGCAG GGATATGACACTTCAGTTGGAGAACGAGGTGTCCAATTGTCTGGTGGGCAGAAGCAGCGAGTAGCCATCGCACGGGCGATAATAAAAGATCCAAAGATCTTGCTTTTGGATGAAGCTACAAGTGCACTTGATGCTGAATCCGAGCGAGTGGTTCAAGATACGTTGGACCACGTGATGCTCAACCGGACCACAATTGTTATTGCACACCGATTGTCCACAATCAAAGGTGCTGATATAATTGCAGTAGTCAAGAATGGAATGATCATAGAGGAAGGAAATCATGGGGCCTTGATTGGCATCAAGAATGGGGCCTATGCCTCTCTTGTTTCATTGCACAAATGCTAA